From the Borrelia puertoricensis genome, one window contains:
- the valS gene encoding valine--tRNA ligase, with translation MSDNLSKNYNPKVFEDRIYKRWLDNGVFIPNYGIEPKFSIVAPPPNVTGILHMGHALNFTLQDILVRYKRMQGADTLWLFGTDHAGIATQAIFEKQLKELGKSKDDFSREEFIKEIFKLKDKHREIIVNQIERLGASYDHSRERFTLDAGLCQAVNKVFIDLYNKGFIYKGEYLVNLDPGSGSVVSDEEVEYRDVIGKIYFIKYLLDDGNFIEVATTRPETMFGDVAVAVNPNDDRYKSLIGRDVTIPIANRKVKIIADSYVDMEFGSGALKITPAHDSNDFEIAKRHDLAKINILTKNAKLNESVPIEYQGLSVSVARDKIERDLRDRGFLIDVKNHKHQVGHCHRSGEIIEPYLSNQWFVRMKPLADAALQALKNGEIRFYPKKWENTYKHWLLNIRDWCISRQLVWGHRIPAWYDVKTGEIIVSEFDPSLREEYKGRSFFRDPDVLDTWFSSWLWPFSSLGWPKVTLDFKNYYPTNTLVTAYDIIFFWVARMVMAGLEFTGQVPFKDIYITPLLRDKKGRKMSKSLGNGIDPLEIIDQYGSDALRFTLAFLSVQGQDLNIDTKDFMFGAKFLNKVFNASKFILSNLEGRLVLDNFELDDIDKWLLTSLNSTVAVIDWAFKNYKYNEAAKAVYEFFWNDFCDWYIEISKINLNSNDINFQNITISKLIFFLKESLLIMHPFIPFITEEIYSKFTSLQNILALEKYPECVSQRDFKEEYHRFNLLKEFIVSIRTLRSEFSIVPNIKINVALRFGNTFKYESYFKEHEHIAKKLINFDCIFYNENYVGMIGVPNVDFESFADIKSLIDIEKELVKLGKQLEKYERLKHLVLAKLQNQDFLSNAPEEIIDLEKSKLEEFDSFIAKINNYIHNLKK, from the coding sequence ATGAGTGATAACCTTTCAAAAAATTATAATCCTAAGGTTTTTGAAGATAGAATTTATAAAAGATGGCTAGATAATGGGGTATTTATTCCTAATTATGGGATTGAGCCTAAGTTTAGTATAGTAGCACCTCCTCCAAATGTTACAGGCATTCTTCATATGGGACATGCCCTTAATTTTACTTTGCAAGATATTCTTGTTCGTTACAAGAGAATGCAGGGAGCTGATACTCTTTGGCTTTTTGGGACAGATCATGCTGGAATTGCAACCCAAGCGATTTTTGAAAAACAGCTTAAAGAGCTTGGAAAAAGTAAGGATGATTTTAGTCGTGAAGAATTTATTAAAGAAATTTTTAAATTAAAAGATAAACATAGAGAAATAATTGTTAATCAAATAGAGAGGCTCGGAGCTTCCTATGATCATTCCAGAGAGAGATTTACTCTTGATGCTGGGCTTTGTCAGGCTGTTAATAAGGTTTTTATTGATTTATATAATAAGGGGTTTATTTATAAGGGAGAATATCTTGTCAACCTTGATCCTGGGTCTGGAAGTGTTGTTAGTGATGAAGAGGTTGAGTACAGAGATGTTATTGGAAAAATTTATTTTATTAAGTATTTATTAGATGATGGTAACTTTATTGAAGTTGCAACCACTCGACCTGAGACAATGTTTGGAGATGTGGCTGTTGCTGTTAATCCTAATGATGATCGGTATAAATCTTTGATTGGTAGAGACGTTACAATTCCTATTGCAAATAGAAAGGTTAAAATAATAGCAGATAGTTATGTTGATATGGAATTTGGTAGTGGTGCTTTAAAAATAACACCTGCTCATGATTCTAATGACTTTGAAATTGCAAAAAGGCATGATCTTGCTAAGATAAATATTTTAACTAAGAATGCAAAACTTAATGAAAGTGTTCCAATTGAGTATCAAGGTTTAAGTGTGAGTGTTGCAAGAGACAAGATAGAAAGGGATTTAAGAGACAGAGGATTTTTAATAGATGTTAAGAATCATAAACATCAGGTTGGGCATTGTCATAGATCTGGAGAGATCATTGAGCCTTATTTATCAAATCAATGGTTCGTGAGAATGAAACCATTAGCTGATGCTGCTTTGCAAGCTTTAAAAAATGGTGAGATTAGGTTTTATCCTAAAAAGTGGGAAAATACATATAAACATTGGTTATTAAATATTAGAGATTGGTGTATATCTAGACAGTTAGTTTGGGGACACAGAATTCCTGCCTGGTATGATGTTAAAACAGGAGAGATTATTGTTAGTGAATTTGATCCTTCTCTAAGAGAAGAATATAAGGGCAGAAGTTTCTTTAGAGATCCAGATGTACTTGATACTTGGTTTTCTTCTTGGTTATGGCCATTTTCTTCTCTTGGCTGGCCAAAAGTTACTCTTGATTTTAAAAATTATTATCCTACGAATACTTTGGTTACTGCTTATGACATAATATTTTTCTGGGTAGCAAGAATGGTAATGGCAGGACTTGAGTTTACAGGACAAGTTCCTTTTAAAGATATATATATAACACCCCTTTTAAGAGATAAAAAGGGTAGAAAAATGTCAAAATCTTTAGGTAATGGCATAGATCCTCTTGAAATTATCGATCAGTATGGAAGTGATGCTTTACGTTTTACTCTTGCATTTTTATCTGTGCAAGGTCAGGATTTGAATATTGACACTAAAGATTTTATGTTTGGAGCTAAGTTTTTAAATAAAGTATTTAATGCGTCTAAATTTATTTTATCAAATTTAGAGGGTAGGCTAGTATTAGACAATTTTGAGTTAGATGATATCGATAAATGGTTACTTACGAGTTTAAATTCAACTGTTGCCGTTATAGATTGGGCTTTTAAAAATTATAAGTATAATGAGGCTGCTAAAGCAGTATATGAATTTTTTTGGAATGATTTTTGTGATTGGTACATTGAAATTAGTAAAATTAATTTAAATAGTAATGATATTAATTTTCAAAATATAACTATTTCTAAACTGATATTTTTCTTGAAAGAATCTTTACTCATTATGCATCCCTTTATACCTTTTATTACCGAAGAGATTTATTCTAAGTTTACGTCTTTGCAAAATATATTAGCATTAGAAAAGTATCCTGAGTGTGTTAGTCAAAGAGATTTTAAGGAAGAGTATCATCGGTTCAATTTATTGAAAGAATTTATTGTGTCAATTAGAACTCTTAGGAGTGAATTTAGTATAGTTCCTAATATTAAGATTAATGTTGCTTTGCGATTTGGTAATACTTTTAAATACGAGAGCTATTTTAAGGAACATGAGCATATTGCAAAGAAGCTAATTAACTTTGATTGCATCTTTTACAATGAAAATTATGTTGGTATGATAGGAGTTCCTAATGTTGATTTTGAGAGTTTTGCAGATATTAAGAGTCTAATAGATATTGAGAAAGAGCTTGTAAAGCTTGGTAAACAACTAGAGAAATATGAGAGACTTAAGCATTTAGTTTTGGCAAAGCTTCAAAATCAAGACTTTTTATCAAATGCTCCTGAGGAGATTATTGATCTTGAGAAGTCAAAATTAGAAGAATTTGATTCTTTTATTGCAAAAATTAACAATTATATTCATAATTTAAAAAAATAG
- the mnmD gene encoding tRNA (5-methylaminomethyl-2-thiouridine)(34)-methyltransferase MnmD: MNKLIFKDKTIYSSKFKDIYYNPQYGLEESIYVFIKGCELDIDLADLQSATIAELGFGTGLNLIALLKYLKENNLKTKINYYSIEKFPLKKEQIKKVSQFFSKDINYFKTLLKKYPNTPTKNIKYKITNNINLKILVGEAKEKLKELPKYIDYWFLDGFSPSKNPKMWNKEIFTIITKKSKIGTKLSTFSAARIVKDGLKLANFNYSRIKGFNNKKHMIKAQKKQ; encoded by the coding sequence ATGAATAAATTAATATTTAAAGATAAAACCATATATTCAAGTAAATTTAAAGATATTTATTATAATCCACAATACGGACTTGAAGAGAGTATTTATGTATTCATCAAAGGCTGTGAACTAGACATAGACTTAGCAGATCTACAAAGTGCAACAATTGCAGAATTAGGATTTGGAACTGGTCTTAATTTAATAGCACTTTTAAAATATTTAAAAGAAAATAACCTCAAAACAAAAATTAATTATTATTCAATTGAAAAATTTCCACTGAAAAAGGAACAAATCAAAAAAGTATCACAATTTTTTAGCAAAGATATAAATTATTTTAAGACACTGCTTAAAAAATATCCTAACACCCCAACAAAAAACATAAAGTACAAAATAACAAACAATATTAATTTAAAAATTTTAGTTGGAGAGGCCAAAGAAAAGCTTAAAGAGCTGCCAAAATACATAGATTACTGGTTTTTAGATGGGTTTAGTCCAAGCAAAAATCCCAAAATGTGGAATAAAGAAATATTCACCATAATTACAAAAAAGAGCAAAATTGGAACTAAACTTTCAACATTTTCTGCAGCAAGAATTGTAAAAGATGGCCTAAAACTCGCTAATTTTAATTACTCTAGAATAAAAGGATTTAACAATAAAAAACATATGATAAAAGCACAAAAAAAACAATAA
- the groES gene encoding co-chaperone GroES — MKNIKPLADRVLIKIKEAESKTISGLYIPENAKEKTNIGTVIAIGSNKEDITVKVGDTVLYEKYAGAAVKIEEKEHLILKAKEIIAIIEE; from the coding sequence ATGAAAAATATTAAACCTTTAGCTGATAGAGTTTTAATAAAAATAAAAGAAGCCGAAAGTAAAACAATTTCAGGACTATATATACCAGAAAATGCAAAAGAAAAAACAAACATTGGGACAGTTATAGCTATTGGCTCTAACAAGGAAGACATTACTGTTAAAGTTGGAGATACAGTGCTTTATGAAAAGTACGCTGGAGCTGCTGTCAAGATTGAAGAAAAGGAACACTTAATCCTAAAAGCAAAAGAGATAATAGCTATTATAGAAGAATAA
- a CDS encoding ABC-F family ATP-binding cassette domain-containing protein, with translation MITVSNLEVAFGERILFKDVNLKFSSGNCYGIIGANGAGKSTFLKVLGGTIEPSKGEVSIAKNQRMAVLEQNQFAYDNFRVIDTVIMGHKKLYAVQREKDEIYEKPDFSDEDGIRAGELEAEFAELGGYEAESNAAVLLRGLGIDESVHSNLMRDIEGALKVRVLLAQALFGEPDILLLDEPTNNLDIQSIKWLEEFLINFENTVIVVSHDRHFLNQVCTHIVDIDYGKIQVYLGNYDFWYETSQILNKQLKDAKKRSEEKIAELKSFIQRFSSNASKSRQATSRKKLIDKIKVEDLKPSSRKFPYVNFKSERDLGKNVITIKNLTKEFEGQHILNRFSIVVEPGQKIVFLGSPISASFLFDVITNEDRDYKGHYEWGTTVNFAYFKKDNEEYFSVDLSLVDWLRQYSKDQDETYIRGFLGRMLFSQDEALKKVNILSGGEKVRCMLSKIMLSGANVLLLDQPTNHLDLEAITSLNTGLRDFKGVVLFTSHDHQFIDTIANRIIEFVPNGIIDRFMTFSEYIDDPKVKELRDKFYEGHASLKL, from the coding sequence TTGATAACAGTGAGTAATTTAGAAGTTGCATTTGGAGAGAGAATTTTATTTAAAGATGTTAATCTTAAGTTTTCTTCTGGAAATTGTTATGGGATAATTGGAGCTAATGGTGCAGGTAAGAGTACGTTTTTGAAAGTTTTAGGTGGAACGATTGAACCGAGCAAAGGTGAAGTGTCAATTGCAAAAAATCAAAGAATGGCTGTGCTTGAGCAAAATCAGTTTGCTTATGATAATTTTAGGGTTATTGATACTGTAATCATGGGTCACAAGAAGCTTTATGCTGTGCAAAGGGAAAAAGATGAAATTTATGAAAAGCCTGACTTTAGCGATGAAGATGGAATTAGGGCTGGAGAACTTGAGGCTGAATTTGCCGAACTTGGAGGTTATGAGGCTGAGTCTAATGCTGCGGTACTTCTTAGAGGTCTGGGCATAGATGAGTCGGTTCATTCTAATTTAATGAGAGATATTGAGGGAGCTTTAAAAGTAAGGGTACTCTTAGCGCAAGCTCTGTTTGGAGAGCCTGATATATTACTTCTTGATGAACCTACTAATAATCTTGATATTCAATCGATTAAGTGGCTAGAAGAATTTTTGATTAATTTTGAAAATACAGTTATTGTTGTGTCACATGATAGGCACTTTTTAAATCAAGTTTGTACTCATATTGTTGATATTGATTATGGAAAAATTCAAGTTTATCTTGGTAACTATGATTTTTGGTATGAAACCAGTCAAATTCTTAATAAGCAACTAAAAGATGCTAAGAAAAGATCTGAAGAGAAAATAGCAGAACTTAAGAGTTTTATTCAAAGGTTTTCAAGTAATGCATCAAAATCTAGACAAGCAACTTCGAGAAAGAAGTTAATTGATAAGATTAAAGTTGAAGATCTAAAACCATCTTCAAGGAAATTCCCTTATGTTAACTTTAAGAGTGAGAGAGATCTTGGAAAAAATGTTATTACAATTAAAAATTTGACTAAGGAGTTTGAAGGACAACATATTTTAAACAGGTTTAGCATTGTTGTAGAACCTGGGCAAAAGATTGTTTTTTTAGGCAGTCCAATCTCGGCAAGTTTTCTTTTTGATGTAATCACCAATGAAGATAGAGATTATAAGGGGCATTATGAATGGGGCACTACTGTTAATTTTGCGTACTTTAAGAAGGATAATGAAGAATATTTTAGTGTGGATTTAAGTTTGGTAGATTGGCTAAGGCAGTATTCAAAGGATCAGGATGAAACTTATATTAGAGGATTTTTGGGACGAATGCTTTTTAGTCAAGATGAGGCTTTAAAAAAAGTTAATATCCTCTCAGGGGGTGAAAAGGTAAGGTGTATGCTTTCAAAGATAATGCTTAGTGGGGCTAATGTATTATTGTTAGATCAACCGACCAATCATTTAGATCTTGAAGCAATTACATCTTTAAATACCGGTCTTAGAGATTTTAAAGGAGTTGTATTATTTACGTCTCATGACCATCAATTTATTGATACCATTGCTAATAGAATTATTGAGTTTGTACCTAATGGTATAATTGATCGTTTTATGACTTTTTCAGAGTATATTGATGATCCTAAAGTTAAGGAGTTAAGGGATAAGTTTTATGAAGGACATGCCAGCTTGAAACTTTAG
- a CDS encoding PQQ-binding-like beta-propeller repeat protein gives MFMVLKLNICIFIFLGVCFSLSANVNLYFQKALTGQILGSPILDELRNTITVLTKDRWLITYTMSLDKKYSYRLDRVPYPFLLKDFGSGYYIITGRNEVQKIRRGKLIWRYSLDASPIKAPSMGNGYILIPQANERVIALRLGDGQKIFEVSIEGKAVTSSVVLENGNFYIANEHYRMFAFNPEGEKIWSVSLISFPNVLIISTNNEIIVGYQSGDVVVYDSDFGDMLNSISLNYPINFLFEKFNGEYVAVSDNGGFFNLSKNFELMFSKNLSLKLKEAVLYDNKNLFIVMKSNGVLALDEYFNPVDRYDGMKEISGLVANVGIIATGGLNWILATYYYEYKDELDVIVWNHTLGNRYHQNRIDFIEKYLVDHEDIYLALDEMLNSPYNRRAYDTFLSTLDSLVIKYGSFPKKYLGLYKKAINNWLAPKNGIDRIAQRGQLYKYFIYVDDADSVKSFINIAIEEKDISNVIQLVKSIAKFEYYYGQDELVYNYIHYVILNYQGSLEIAYAVLLSLRKIILNSTEDNLKKYRNKYLTLLKFIKRQNFSDKINQCVNEIIVVL, from the coding sequence ATGTTTATGGTTTTGAAGTTAAATATTTGTATTTTTATATTTTTAGGTGTTTGTTTTTCCCTTTCAGCAAATGTTAACCTTTATTTTCAGAAAGCTTTAACGGGGCAGATTTTAGGAAGTCCTATTCTTGATGAGCTACGTAATACTATTACGGTGTTAACAAAGGATAGGTGGTTGATAACTTATACTATGTCTTTAGATAAGAAATATTCTTATAGGTTAGATCGAGTTCCCTATCCTTTTCTCTTAAAGGATTTTGGTAGTGGGTATTATATTATTACAGGACGTAATGAAGTTCAAAAGATTAGAAGAGGAAAGCTTATATGGAGATATAGTTTAGATGCTTCTCCTATAAAAGCTCCTTCAATGGGGAATGGTTATATTTTAATTCCTCAGGCTAATGAGAGAGTTATTGCTTTAAGACTTGGTGATGGCCAGAAAATTTTTGAGGTGAGTATAGAAGGAAAGGCAGTGACTTCTTCTGTTGTTCTTGAAAATGGTAATTTCTATATTGCAAATGAACATTATAGAATGTTTGCTTTTAATCCTGAGGGAGAGAAAATATGGAGTGTTTCTCTTATTTCTTTTCCCAATGTATTAATTATAAGTACTAATAATGAGATAATTGTTGGATATCAATCTGGAGATGTTGTTGTGTATGATAGTGATTTTGGTGATATGTTAAATTCTATTAGTTTGAACTATCCTATTAATTTTTTATTTGAAAAGTTTAATGGAGAATATGTTGCAGTGTCTGATAATGGGGGTTTTTTTAATTTAAGTAAAAACTTTGAACTTATGTTTTCTAAAAATTTATCTTTAAAGCTTAAGGAAGCTGTGCTTTATGATAACAAAAATCTTTTTATTGTTATGAAATCAAATGGTGTTTTAGCTCTTGATGAATATTTCAACCCGGTTGATAGATATGATGGTATGAAGGAAATATCGGGGCTTGTAGCTAATGTTGGAATCATTGCTACTGGTGGGCTTAATTGGATATTAGCTACTTACTATTATGAATATAAAGATGAACTTGATGTTATTGTTTGGAATCATACATTAGGTAATAGGTATCATCAAAATAGAATAGATTTTATCGAAAAATATTTAGTAGATCATGAAGATATTTATTTGGCTCTTGATGAAATGTTGAATTCTCCTTACAATAGGAGGGCTTATGATACTTTTTTAAGTACTCTAGATTCTCTGGTAATTAAATATGGTAGTTTTCCTAAAAAATATTTGGGTTTATATAAAAAAGCTATTAATAATTGGCTTGCTCCAAAAAATGGAATAGATAGAATAGCTCAAAGAGGGCAACTTTATAAGTATTTTATATATGTTGATGATGCAGATTCAGTTAAGAGTTTTATTAATATAGCGATTGAAGAAAAGGATATTAGCAATGTAATTCAATTGGTTAAAAGTATTGCTAAGTTTGAATATTATTATGGGCAAGATGAACTTGTGTATAATTATATTCATTATGTAATATTGAATTATCAGGGCAGTTTAGAGATAGCTTATGCTGTTCTTCTAAGCTTGCGCAAGATAATTTTGAATTCTACAGAGGATAATCTTAAAAAGTATAGAAATAAATATTTAACTCTTTTGAAATTTATAAAGCGACAAAATTTTTCTGACAAAATTAATCAGTGTGTTAATGAAATTATTGTAGTGCTTTGA
- a CDS encoding P83/100 family protein: MKRIWVLFIFLFIFFNVFTFHSREVDKKKLKDFINMDLEFVNYRGPYDSTDTYQQIVGIGEFLARNLINNKSNYYNKYYVDRYIDSEDEKSSSDVFIIGERSSLDSILNLRKILIGYLMEGFSYSKESAELLAKAITIYNATYRGDLEYYSDSYIQPALKDLSKHNVGLSRVYSQWAGKTHIFIPLKRNILSGNIESDVDLDKIVTEKVVISLLSENEEVGTDFARDLTDVQDEIRDIDQEKIDVESVTLRSIDDELTETIDNLREQLEKATDDVEKTGIKKQIDDKIVERNILKNKAEELKKSQKKLNSSQDRLDRQRDIVKDKIQESIDKENKDKNLPKPGDIISPKVDEKLQLTETIEDLKEQLDRVTDDAEREEIKRQIDDKIIERDAVKDRNLPKPGEVSSSKKDEKIKSSEDLKKQFEKVTDDVEKTGIKKQINDKIVGRNILKNKAEGLKKSQKKLDKQKDIVKKDRNFPKPREVSLSAKDKKLNSAEELKKQLKKATDDTSKSTSSVSNNLSSKPLSNKPLNSKDQLVQQEAVDKLFLENENHKPVFLEVLNPNTNLGVLRLIDSDKDQLGKKISQYGIRRYGVYEREDDFVAIKLCSGIAKLQLLNKAKDLKVESEANFELSRDSSLFVDSKMILVVVKDNNVWKLAKFSSRDLSEFILSEDEVLPFTSFTVNAGHVYLQDASKKIIILDLNTLKKVS; this comes from the coding sequence ATGAAAAGAATATGGGTACTTTTTATTTTTTTGTTCATCTTTTTCAATGTTTTTACTTTTCATTCTAGAGAAGTTGATAAGAAAAAGTTGAAAGATTTTATTAATATGGATCTTGAATTTGTTAATTATCGGGGTCCTTATGATTCTACAGATACTTATCAGCAAATAGTAGGTATTGGTGAATTTTTAGCTAGGAATTTAATCAATAACAAATCTAATTATTACAATAAATATTATGTTGATAGGTATATTGACAGTGAGGATGAAAAGAGTAGTTCAGATGTTTTTATTATTGGTGAGAGATCTTCTCTTGATAGTATTTTAAATCTTAGAAAAATACTCATAGGGTATTTAATGGAAGGTTTTAGTTACAGTAAAGAGAGTGCAGAATTACTTGCTAAAGCTATTACAATATATAATGCTACTTACCGAGGTGATTTGGAGTATTATAGTGATTCTTATATTCAGCCTGCCCTTAAAGATTTAAGTAAGCATAATGTAGGACTCTCAAGAGTTTATAGCCAATGGGCTGGTAAAACTCATATTTTTATTCCTCTTAAGAGAAATATTTTATCAGGCAACATTGAATCAGATGTTGATCTTGACAAAATAGTTACAGAGAAGGTGGTAATATCTCTTTTAAGTGAAAATGAAGAAGTTGGTACGGACTTTGCAAGAGATCTAACCGATGTACAGGATGAAATTCGTGATATTGATCAGGAAAAGATTGATGTTGAGTCTGTTACTTTGAGAAGCATTGATGATGAATTAACAGAGACTATTGATAATTTAAGAGAGCAACTTGAGAAGGCTACTGATGATGTTGAAAAGACAGGTATTAAGAAGCAAATTGATGACAAAATAGTCGAGAGAAATATTTTAAAGAATAAAGCAGAAGAGCTTAAGAAATCACAGAAAAAATTAAATAGTTCTCAGGATAGGTTGGATAGGCAAAGGGATATAGTTAAAGATAAAATACAAGAAAGTATTGATAAGGAGAACAAAGATAAGAATTTGCCAAAGCCTGGGGACATAATTTCGCCAAAAGTAGATGAAAAATTGCAATTAACTGAAACTATTGAAGATTTGAAAGAACAGCTTGATAGGGTTACTGATGATGCTGAGAGGGAAGAAATTAAGAGGCAGATTGATGATAAAATAATTGAAAGGGATGCAGTTAAAGATAGGAATTTGCCAAAACCTGGGGAAGTAAGTTCCTCAAAAAAAGATGAAAAAATAAAGTCGTCTGAAGATTTAAAAAAGCAATTTGAGAAGGTTACTGATGATGTTGAAAAGACAGGTATTAAGAAGCAAATTAATGACAAAATAGTCGGGAGGAATATTTTAAAGAATAAAGCAGAAGGGCTTAAGAAGTCACAGAAAAAATTAGATAAGCAAAAAGATATAGTTAAAAAAGATAGGAATTTTCCAAAACCCAGGGAAGTAAGTTTATCAGCCAAAGATAAAAAATTGAATTCGGCTGAAGAGTTGAAAAAACAACTTAAGAAAGCTACTGATGATACTTCTAAGAGTACTTCTAGTGTTTCAAATAATCTATCATCTAAGCCCTTGTCCAATAAGCCTTTAAATTCTAAAGATCAGTTGGTTCAACAAGAAGCTGTAGATAAATTGTTTCTTGAAAATGAAAATCATAAACCTGTATTTTTAGAGGTTTTAAATCCCAATACGAATTTAGGAGTCCTTAGGTTAATTGACTCAGATAAAGACCAATTGGGTAAGAAAATTTCTCAGTATGGTATTAGAAGATATGGAGTTTATGAGAGAGAGGATGATTTTGTAGCTATAAAACTTTGTTCAGGTATTGCAAAGCTTCAGTTGCTTAATAAGGCAAAAGATCTAAAAGTTGAATCTGAGGCAAACTTTGAGTTAAGTAGAGATTCTTCTCTTTTTGTTGATTCAAAAATGATTTTGGTAGTTGTTAAGGATAATAATGTTTGGAAATTAGCAAAGTTTTCTTCAAGGGATTTGAGTGAGTTTATTTTATCAGAGGATGAAGTTTTGCCATTTACAAGTTTTACTGTTAATGCAGGGCATGTTTATTTGCAAGATGCATCTAAAAAGATTATTATTTTGGATCTAAATACTTTAAAAAAAGTATCTTAA
- a CDS encoding endonuclease III domain-containing protein, with amino-acid sequence MFYNYFMLDIDLIVDETLSRYPDVKPFLNFRNSYELLIMVILSARTTDNMVNKIAPELFKRYGDFGSLANADLINVENLIYKLGFYSNKSKNIINCARMVLENFKGIIPNNIFDLVSLPGVGRKTANVILGVVYDKPAIIVDTHFSRVVIRHGITFERTPLKIELDLKSKISYDKQYKFSMAINKHGRDICTSRSKTCKNCFLEKFAPRLV; translated from the coding sequence ATGTTTTATAATTATTTTATGCTTGATATTGATTTGATTGTAGATGAAACTCTATCCAGATATCCAGATGTTAAACCTTTTTTAAATTTCAGAAATAGTTATGAGCTTTTGATAATGGTAATTTTGAGTGCAAGGACAACTGATAATATGGTCAATAAGATTGCACCTGAGCTTTTTAAAAGATATGGGGATTTTGGGAGTTTGGCGAATGCTGATTTGATAAATGTTGAGAACTTAATTTATAAGTTAGGATTTTATTCAAATAAATCTAAGAATATTATAAATTGTGCACGAATGGTTTTAGAAAATTTTAAAGGTATTATTCCAAATAATATTTTTGATCTTGTGTCTTTGCCAGGAGTAGGTAGGAAAACCGCTAATGTTATTCTTGGAGTTGTTTATGATAAGCCGGCTATAATTGTAGATACTCATTTTAGTAGGGTTGTTATCAGACATGGGATTACATTTGAAAGAACACCTTTAAAAATTGAATTAGATTTAAAGAGTAAAATATCTTATGATAAGCAATATAAATTTTCTATGGCTATTAATAAGCATGGGAGAGATATTTGTACTTCACGTAGTAAGACTTGCAAGAATTGTTTTTTAGAGAAATTTGCACCAAGACTTGTTTGA
- a CDS encoding ABC transporter permease subunit: protein MYKFKKLYVIVSGIFISFLMITPKLINEGSKFAIYKKDPNKTYIQTINKLPQTPTASHPLGTDKMGRDILARLILATRNSILLAFSYAAISAIIGIFIGIIIGNLKFKTCLIISKPIESLQTIPFSYILMLIFYYFAKQKNYNILEISFTLALIHGWIKFSFITRNNTLIIKNLDYVHASKIIGASQFRIITYHIFPEVLTSISSIIPLQISKSLTTFEVINFLQQEDKSSYPSLGELLGYIEMGREYFWIWSKPLIILLIINIILTSISLKLKKHMKSFISS from the coding sequence ATGTATAAATTCAAAAAACTATATGTTATAGTATCAGGAATCTTCATCTCATTTTTAATGATAACTCCTAAGTTAATTAATGAAGGTTCAAAATTTGCAATATACAAAAAAGATCCAAATAAAACATACATTCAAACAATAAACAAACTACCTCAAACACCAACAGCCTCACATCCTCTAGGAACGGATAAAATGGGCAGAGATATATTAGCAAGACTAATACTTGCCACTAGAAACTCTATTTTACTTGCTTTTAGTTATGCAGCAATTTCTGCAATAATTGGAATTTTTATAGGAATAATAATAGGAAACTTAAAATTTAAAACTTGTCTGATAATTTCAAAACCAATAGAATCACTACAAACAATACCATTTTCTTACATATTAATGCTAATTTTTTACTACTTTGCAAAACAAAAAAATTATAACATATTAGAAATTTCATTTACTCTAGCCTTAATACACGGATGGATCAAATTTTCATTCATAACAAGAAATAACACACTAATAATTAAAAATCTTGACTACGTGCATGCAAGCAAGATTATAGGTGCAAGTCAATTTAGAATAATCACATATCACATATTTCCGGAAGTTTTAACATCAATATCATCAATAATTCCCCTACAAATCTCAAAAAGTCTAACTACATTTGAAGTAATAAATTTTTTACAACAAGAAGATAAAAGCTCTTATCCAAGCCTTGGAGAACTTTTAGGATATATAGAAATGGGAAGAGAATACTTTTGGATATGGTCAAAACCCTTAATCATATTACTCATCATTAACATTATACTAACATCAATAAGTTTAAAACTTAAAAAACATATGAAATCCTTCATTTCATCATAA